The following coding sequences are from one Methanosarcina sp. WWM596 window:
- the tnpB gene encoding IS200/IS605 family element RNA-guided endonuclease TnpB, whose protein sequence is MMQAFKFRLYPTTTQAIQLNQHIGSCRFVYNWALDQKIKTYEQTGESISRFDLNKLIPTLKASNEWLGEVNSQSLQGMTKQVESAFTRFFREKTGFPKFKSKKNPIQSFPVPQHYTVNFETNTIKLPKIEPIKAVLHRKFEGEPKTATVSRTCKGHYYISILVEDGKELPVKEAFTESTTVGIDVGIKDFAVLSTGEKVENPKYLKNSLKRLKVLQKRVSRKQKGSKNRAKAKRRLAVLHDKITNQRNDFQNKLSFRLVSENQAVALETLNVKGMVKNHHLAQAISDSAWSSFVTKLEYKAQWFGKTVLRIGQFEPSSKLCSVCGYHNKELQLKDREWICPDCKTKHDRDINAAINIKKFALIDQNLIGL, encoded by the coding sequence ATGATGCAAGCGTTCAAATTTAGACTCTATCCTACAACTACACAAGCTATTCAATTGAATCAGCATATAGGTAGCTGTAGATTTGTCTATAATTGGGCACTTGACCAGAAAATTAAAACTTATGAGCAGACAGGGGAATCAATTTCCAGATTTGACTTAAACAAATTAATTCCTACTCTAAAGGCTTCTAATGAGTGGTTAGGAGAAGTTAACTCTCAATCATTACAGGGGATGACTAAGCAGGTTGAATCCGCTTTCACTAGATTCTTTAGAGAGAAAACAGGGTTTCCAAAGTTCAAATCAAAAAAGAATCCGATACAGTCTTTCCCTGTACCTCAACACTACACTGTAAACTTTGAAACTAATACTATCAAGCTTCCTAAAATAGAACCAATTAAAGCAGTTCTTCACAGGAAGTTTGAAGGAGAGCCTAAAACGGCTACGGTATCAAGGACATGTAAAGGACATTACTACATCAGTATCCTTGTTGAAGATGGAAAAGAACTTCCAGTAAAGGAAGCTTTCACAGAATCAACAACAGTAGGAATTGATGTAGGTATCAAAGACTTTGCTGTCCTTTCAACAGGAGAAAAGGTTGAGAATCCAAAGTACTTGAAAAACTCTCTTAAAAGGCTCAAAGTATTACAGAAAAGAGTCTCAAGGAAACAGAAAGGCTCTAAGAACAGGGCAAAAGCTAAACGAAGACTTGCTGTACTCCATGACAAAATAACAAATCAGAGAAATGACTTCCAGAACAAACTCTCTTTTAGACTTGTTAGCGAAAACCAAGCTGTAGCTCTGGAAACTCTAAATGTTAAAGGCATGGTTAAGAATCATCACTTAGCACAGGCTATAAGTGATTCTGCGTGGAGTAGTTTTGTAACAAAGTTGGAATATAAGGCTCAATGGTTTGGAAAAACCGTCCTGAGAATAGGACAATTTGAACCCTCTTCTAAGCTATGTAGTGTGTGTGGATACCACAATAAAGAGCTTCAGCTAAAAGACAGAGAATGGATTTGTCCAGACTGTAAAACCAAACACGATAGAGACATTAATGCCGCTATCAATATCAAAAAATTCGCTCTCATAGATCAGAATCTAATTGGATTATGA
- a CDS encoding ferredoxin domain-containing protein, which produces MILNPESEVLETLAKSILLAARTAPKTKGVDDIVTALVEKEDIEILASAMEKLAEGKGEGFSFLKRDAINLRNAGAAVLIGVKASGVAGLNCGACGFKTCAEMLDQQKVEADFKGPNCMLKYADLGIAVGAATAKAKDFCIDNRVMYSIGAATRVSGLLDVDVAFGIPLSVTGKNIFFDRK; this is translated from the coding sequence ATGATCCTCAATCCTGAATCCGAAGTTCTTGAAACACTTGCAAAGAGCATCCTTCTGGCTGCGCGGACTGCCCCGAAAACCAAAGGAGTAGACGACATAGTAACTGCCCTTGTTGAAAAAGAGGATATTGAAATCCTTGCCTCGGCAATGGAAAAGCTGGCAGAAGGAAAAGGCGAAGGCTTTTCTTTCCTCAAAAGAGATGCCATAAACCTCAGAAACGCGGGGGCTGCTGTCCTCATAGGAGTCAAAGCCAGCGGGGTGGCAGGCTTGAACTGCGGAGCCTGTGGATTTAAAACCTGTGCAGAAATGCTGGATCAGCAGAAGGTAGAAGCAGATTTTAAAGGTCCAAACTGCATGCTCAAATATGCAGACCTGGGAATTGCTGTGGGAGCAGCTACTGCAAAAGCCAAAGATTTCTGCATTGATAACCGGGTCATGTATTCAATTGGTGCAGCAACGAGGGTTTCCGGCCTTCTGGATGTAGATGTTGCTTTTGGAATCCCTCTGAGTGTGACCGGGAAAAATATCTTCTTTGATAGAAAATAA
- a CDS encoding DUF460 domain-containing protein → MFMQNRIIYGIDIARGSPRAKELPRYALAILRDGEVFHQSMLRRQKIFNLIQMDRPVIIAVDNIFELAADRTELFSLMEHLPDEVKLVQVTGGLHQEPLVRIARKYGFSFDPQNPNDEAEVCARLADLGVGHEVSLFEDITRIKVSRARSLGRGGWSQNRYRRKVHGAVLQKSREIENTLKDLSREKGIRFEAVNVKGFGGYVRSEFTVYAKRGEIPIHPMASSDAQVSVRSVERDKIRYVPLKPKNSRRKFTIVGLDPGTTVGIAILSLDGDLLYLKSSRGIAPDEVVKLIAEYGKPAVIASDVTPIPGSVEKIRRSFNAVPASPGIEVSAEEKISLGKTFGYSNDHERDALTAALLTYRSYKNIFMRIEKKAPANADLELIKLHVIRGDSIEAAIEKVRAVSIAPEKLKARAAPEKPEERVVEESLLKMRETVQRQGEQIQNLQDYVEELKQELIAKDRKISKLDSRLKGFKKEAYGEVRKSKEIQIRDSTIENLKKELSNKNKTVKELRRRSNKLRKIRKMEIRGEGIPVKVIAAFTKESIAETQEKYGLKPGDVVFLENPSGGGAATAQILVEARVRAVLIPEDISHAAEDTFFKGDVPVLRGIPLERAEDFAMAEPETLKTAIVEWEKEVEIKRHKAKEDELQSLFEEYRSERRRGLV, encoded by the coding sequence GTGTTCATGCAAAACAGGATCATCTATGGAATTGATATTGCCCGGGGTTCCCCAAGGGCAAAGGAACTTCCTCGCTATGCTCTGGCTATCCTGAGGGATGGAGAAGTTTTCCATCAGAGTATGCTCCGCCGCCAGAAGATCTTTAATCTGATCCAGATGGACAGACCGGTGATTATAGCCGTTGACAATATTTTCGAGCTTGCGGCTGACAGAACAGAGCTCTTTTCTCTTATGGAACACCTGCCTGATGAGGTTAAACTCGTTCAGGTTACAGGTGGGCTTCATCAGGAACCTCTGGTCAGAATTGCACGGAAGTACGGTTTTTCCTTTGACCCCCAAAACCCTAATGACGAAGCTGAAGTCTGTGCCCGGCTTGCAGATCTGGGGGTAGGGCATGAGGTCTCTCTTTTTGAAGATATTACGAGAATTAAAGTCAGTAGAGCCCGTTCCCTCGGGCGGGGAGGCTGGAGCCAGAACCGGTACAGAAGAAAGGTACACGGAGCGGTGCTTCAGAAAAGTCGGGAGATTGAAAATACCCTCAAGGATCTTTCACGGGAAAAAGGGATTAGATTCGAAGCTGTAAACGTGAAAGGGTTTGGGGGCTATGTCAGATCTGAATTTACAGTCTATGCAAAACGCGGAGAGATTCCAATACATCCAATGGCGAGCAGTGATGCGCAGGTAAGTGTGAGAAGTGTCGAACGCGACAAAATCCGTTATGTTCCCCTGAAACCGAAGAATTCCAGGCGGAAATTCACAATCGTAGGACTCGATCCGGGAACAACCGTGGGCATAGCTATTCTTTCTCTTGATGGAGACCTCCTCTATTTGAAAAGCTCCAGGGGAATAGCTCCTGATGAAGTTGTCAAGCTTATTGCCGAATACGGAAAACCTGCAGTAATTGCAAGCGATGTCACTCCAATACCAGGCTCGGTTGAAAAAATCCGGAGGAGCTTTAATGCAGTCCCTGCAAGCCCTGGAATCGAGGTTTCTGCCGAAGAAAAAATTTCGCTTGGAAAAACCTTCGGCTATTCCAATGACCATGAAAGGGATGCCTTAACTGCAGCCCTTCTCACCTACAGGAGCTACAAGAATATCTTTATGCGGATTGAAAAGAAAGCCCCGGCAAATGCGGACCTCGAATTGATAAAGCTTCATGTAATCCGTGGAGACTCAATAGAAGCTGCGATCGAAAAAGTACGGGCTGTCTCGATTGCTCCTGAAAAGCTGAAGGCAAGGGCTGCTCCTGAAAAACCCGAGGAAAGGGTAGTTGAAGAATCTCTTTTGAAAATGAGAGAGACTGTTCAGAGACAGGGAGAACAGATTCAGAACCTGCAGGATTATGTAGAAGAATTAAAACAGGAACTTATTGCAAAAGACAGGAAAATCTCAAAGCTTGATTCAAGGTTAAAAGGCTTCAAAAAAGAAGCTTACGGTGAAGTCCGGAAATCAAAAGAAATCCAGATAAGGGACAGCACCATAGAGAACCTGAAAAAAGAGCTCAGCAATAAAAATAAAACTGTCAAAGAACTCAGGCGCAGGAGCAACAAACTGCGTAAAATCCGGAAAATGGAAATCCGTGGTGAAGGTATCCCTGTAAAGGTTATTGCAGCTTTTACAAAGGAGTCCATTGCCGAAACACAGGAAAAGTACGGGCTCAAGCCAGGAGATGTGGTTTTCCTTGAAAATCCAAGCGGAGGAGGAGCAGCAACCGCCCAGATCCTTGTAGAAGCTAGAGTTCGGGCAGTGCTCATCCCGGAAGATATATCACATGCAGCAGAAGATACTTTTTTCAAGGGGGACGTGCCGGTCTTAAGGGGTATCCCGCTTGAAAGGGCGGAAGACTTTGCAATGGCAGAACCCGAAACCCTGAAAACCGCAATTGTTGAGTGGGAAAAAGAAGTCGAAATCAAACGCCACAAAGCCAAGGAAGATGAATTGCAAAGCCTCTTTGAAGAATACAGAAGTGAAAGGAGAAGGGGACTTGTTTAA
- a CDS encoding DNA topoisomerase I, producing MHLIVTEKNIAARRIAAILAPKSPKKERVSGVDVYRYEIGSGENRQETAVIGLSGHIVGIDFPKEYNNWQKVDARALVDAEITTTPINRKIVTALKSLGKEADRVTIGTDYDREGELIGVEALNIIKKVNPDVPFDRVRYSAITPKAIDAAFADPTNVDFNLADAGHSRQVIDLVWGAALTRYISLAAGRLGKMFLSVGRVQSPTLSLIVDREKERNIFVPTPYWEIHAELETTSKETFSAQHTTRRFLDKEEAAKVFKKLGKKAELKEIEKGTKIDQPPTPFNTTGFISAANSIGLSPSNAMRIAESLYTNGYISYPRTDNTVYPDTLDLRAQIEIFKEGPFKEYANILLEKAELVPTRGKKETTDHPPIYPASLAKKTNLKEEEWKVYELVVRRFFATFAEPSTWETMRLKIEINEEEFRANGARLLEHGWRWYYPYNAPEDRLFPELREGDSLKVIKKEMLDKETQPPGRYGQGRLINIMEELGLGTKATRHEIISKLYSRAYIHGNPVQPTNTSFAVMDTLEKYSPTITKPDMTKLLEENMDLIAEGKIKEDAVLEESREMLKQVFSELDKNRDNIIESLQAGLREDKIIGTCPSCGNELMIRRSKRGSRFIGCSNYPDCTFSLPLPKSGQIIVTDKSCEVHGLHHIRIINQGKRAWDLGCPQCNFIEWQKTQQEEQAKKPKKERPKSIKDLEGVGKATAGKLEEAGIKSIEALMEADAVELAKTIKVTVKKIKNWQISCGSTVKDL from the coding sequence ATGCATCTTATCGTAACGGAAAAAAATATAGCAGCAAGGAGGATAGCTGCGATTCTGGCTCCAAAAAGTCCTAAGAAGGAGAGAGTCAGCGGAGTAGACGTATACCGGTACGAAATTGGATCCGGCGAAAACAGGCAGGAAACTGCAGTAATAGGGCTTTCCGGCCATATTGTCGGGATAGATTTTCCAAAAGAGTACAACAACTGGCAGAAAGTTGATGCCAGAGCCCTGGTAGACGCTGAGATAACAACAACTCCAATTAACCGGAAAATAGTGACTGCCTTAAAGAGCCTGGGGAAAGAGGCAGACAGGGTCACGATTGGAACTGACTACGACCGGGAAGGAGAACTGATAGGAGTCGAAGCTCTGAACATCATAAAGAAGGTGAACCCGGATGTCCCTTTTGACAGGGTCCGTTACAGTGCAATAACCCCGAAAGCAATTGATGCAGCATTCGCAGATCCTACAAACGTTGATTTTAACCTTGCAGATGCAGGGCACTCCAGGCAGGTAATTGACCTGGTCTGGGGCGCAGCCCTTACCCGTTATATTTCACTGGCAGCTGGAAGGCTTGGGAAAATGTTCCTCTCGGTGGGAAGGGTGCAGTCACCGACCCTCTCGCTTATAGTTGACAGGGAAAAAGAGAGGAATATCTTTGTCCCGACTCCTTACTGGGAGATCCATGCCGAACTTGAAACCACGTCAAAAGAAACCTTTTCCGCCCAGCACACAACCCGCCGCTTCCTGGACAAAGAGGAAGCTGCAAAGGTGTTCAAAAAACTGGGGAAAAAAGCGGAATTAAAGGAAATCGAAAAGGGAACAAAGATCGACCAGCCTCCTACTCCTTTTAATACTACGGGCTTTATCAGCGCGGCAAACTCAATAGGGCTCAGCCCTTCAAATGCCATGCGCATAGCTGAATCCCTTTATACTAACGGGTATATTTCATACCCCAGAACAGACAATACTGTTTATCCCGATACTCTGGATTTGAGGGCTCAAATTGAGATTTTTAAGGAAGGGCCTTTTAAGGAGTATGCAAACATCCTGCTTGAGAAAGCCGAACTTGTCCCCACTCGCGGGAAAAAAGAAACCACAGACCACCCTCCTATCTATCCTGCGTCCCTGGCAAAGAAAACCAATCTAAAAGAAGAGGAATGGAAGGTCTACGAGCTTGTGGTCAGGCGCTTTTTTGCAACCTTTGCCGAGCCGAGCACCTGGGAGACCATGCGCCTGAAAATCGAGATAAATGAGGAAGAGTTCAGAGCAAACGGAGCAAGGCTGCTGGAACACGGCTGGCGCTGGTATTATCCCTACAATGCCCCTGAAGACAGGCTGTTTCCGGAACTCAGGGAAGGAGATTCCCTGAAAGTAATAAAGAAAGAGATGCTGGATAAAGAAACCCAGCCCCCAGGACGCTATGGGCAGGGCAGGCTAATCAATATAATGGAAGAGCTCGGGCTCGGTACAAAAGCCACCCGCCACGAAATAATCAGCAAACTCTATTCCAGGGCATATATCCACGGAAACCCAGTACAGCCCACAAACACTTCTTTTGCAGTAATGGACACCCTTGAGAAGTATTCTCCTACGATTACAAAACCGGACATGACAAAGCTGCTTGAAGAAAATATGGACCTGATTGCAGAGGGCAAAATAAAGGAAGATGCAGTTCTTGAAGAGTCCAGGGAGATGCTCAAGCAGGTCTTTTCGGAACTTGACAAAAATAGGGACAATATCATAGAGTCCTTGCAGGCAGGTCTCAGAGAGGATAAAATCATAGGCACCTGCCCCTCATGCGGAAACGAGCTCATGATCCGCCGTTCGAAAAGGGGGAGCCGTTTCATAGGCTGCAGCAATTACCCTGACTGCACCTTCTCACTACCTCTACCAAAGAGTGGCCAGATTATTGTCACCGACAAGTCCTGTGAGGTTCACGGGTTGCACCATATCCGCATAATCAATCAGGGAAAACGGGCCTGGGACCTTGGCTGCCCTCAGTGCAATTTCATCGAATGGCAGAAAACCCAGCAGGAAGAGCAGGCCAAGAAGCCGAAAAAAGAAAGGCCCAAATCCATTAAAGATCTCGAAGGTGTTGGAAAAGCAACTGCAGGAAAACTCGAGGAAGCAGGAATAAAAAGCATAGAAGCCCTGATGGAAGCTGACGCTGTCGAACTTGCGAAAACCATAAAGGTTACCGTAAAGAAGATTAAGAACTGGCAAATCTCATGCGGCAGCACAGTTAAGGACTTATGA
- a CDS encoding MBL fold metallo-hydrolase: MFILELSFKGGCREVGRSGLLVNGEVLLDYGIKAGDIPQYPQNGMEPKAVLISHGHLDHCGAVPNLMYQSPEVFMTPPTAEFTNLLGKDTLKLAETTLSGVAPFDPDDLQRLTQLTWRKDYGEPFKTHGYRACFYNAGHIPGASGIHLESELGESLFYTGDFSLKETRLVPGAEKFPEADTLVLESTYFGEEHIPRKETEERFIESVHETLERGGTALIPAFAIGRTQEILMLLDAHGIRAYVDGMGRDVYKILKKVPNYLRNPDLLDSAFGRAISVRKKQRESLLKEPSVIVTTAGMLNGGPVLYYLSRLYKDPKSKILLTGYQVEGTNGRLALKHGVIETDGSVLALKPRIEQYDFSAHCGDQELKQVVKDFCKKGTERVFVMHGERTEAFAQWISEEIGVEAYAPANGESFSI, translated from the coding sequence GTGTTTATTCTGGAGCTTAGCTTTAAAGGCGGATGCAGGGAAGTAGGACGTTCGGGTTTGCTTGTAAATGGGGAAGTTCTGCTCGATTACGGTATAAAGGCTGGAGATATCCCCCAATATCCCCAGAATGGCATGGAGCCGAAAGCCGTGCTAATATCCCACGGGCATCTGGACCACTGCGGGGCGGTCCCTAACCTGATGTACCAGAGCCCTGAAGTCTTCATGACCCCCCCTACCGCAGAATTTACCAACCTTTTAGGGAAAGATACCCTCAAGCTTGCAGAAACCACCCTATCAGGTGTGGCTCCTTTTGACCCCGATGATCTTCAAAGGCTTACCCAGCTGACCTGGAGAAAAGACTACGGGGAACCATTCAAAACTCATGGGTACCGTGCCTGCTTCTACAACGCAGGCCATATCCCCGGAGCTTCGGGAATCCATCTGGAATCCGAATTGGGAGAAAGTCTCTTTTACACAGGAGATTTCAGCTTGAAAGAAACAAGGCTTGTGCCCGGTGCAGAAAAGTTTCCTGAGGCTGATACACTTGTGCTTGAAAGTACATACTTCGGAGAAGAACATATCCCGCGAAAAGAAACCGAAGAGCGATTTATAGAATCTGTCCATGAGACCCTGGAGAGAGGAGGCACTGCCCTTATCCCTGCCTTTGCAATAGGCAGAACTCAGGAGATCCTGATGCTGCTTGACGCCCACGGAATCAGGGCTTACGTGGACGGGATGGGCAGAGATGTGTACAAAATCCTCAAAAAAGTTCCAAATTATCTGAGAAATCCGGATCTCCTTGACAGTGCATTCGGACGTGCGATTTCTGTAAGAAAAAAACAGCGGGAATCACTCCTTAAAGAGCCTTCAGTCATTGTCACTACAGCCGGAATGCTGAACGGGGGGCCGGTACTTTATTATCTGAGCCGCCTTTACAAAGACCCAAAATCAAAAATTCTGCTCACAGGCTACCAGGTTGAAGGTACAAACGGCCGGTTGGCACTGAAACACGGAGTCATCGAAACCGATGGGTCTGTCCTTGCTCTCAAGCCCAGAATCGAGCAGTACGACTTTTCTGCCCACTGCGGAGACCAGGAGCTGAAACAGGTCGTAAAGGATTTCTGCAAAAAGGGAACTGAAAGGGTTTTTGTCATGCACGGGGAACGAACCGAAGCTTTTGCACAGTGGATTTCAGAGGAAATAGGCGTAGAAGCTTATGCACCCGCAAACGGGGAATCCTTCAGCATTTAA
- the tnpA gene encoding IS200/IS605 family transposase: MYFLVNMKYETRNHSKFLIMYHVIFVCKYRKVILEPISEELKQIRIDISKESNFKILEMETDKDHIHFLIKSEPKVSVLSIVRKLKQEYTNRLWKTQKEYLKKYYWGENTLWSDGYFASTIGNVSKEAAEYYIRNQG, translated from the coding sequence ATGTACTTTTTGGTAAATATGAAGTATGAAACACGGAATCATAGCAAATTTTTGATAATGTATCATGTTATTTTTGTTTGCAAATACCGAAAAGTCATACTTGAACCAATTAGCGAAGAACTCAAACAGATTAGGATTGACATTTCAAAAGAGTCTAACTTTAAAATCCTTGAAATGGAAACTGACAAAGACCATATTCATTTCTTGATCAAGAGTGAGCCGAAAGTTAGCGTTTTGTCAATTGTCAGAAAATTGAAACAAGAATATACTAACAGGTTATGGAAAACTCAAAAAGAATATCTGAAAAAGTATTATTGGGGTGAGAATACGTTATGGAGTGATGGTTATTTTGCGTCTACTATCGGAAATGTTAGTAAAGAGGCGGCAGAATATTACATACGGAATCAGGGTTGA
- a CDS encoding right-handed parallel beta-helix repeat-containing protein: MNEKHLRYVRQNRKKIGISIVILLFLIALGIYILYAIQSDYSLIPLNKTVYVAGDGSGNFTCDGSDDQVEINQALAYVAENRQYSTVYLKGPNIYDISDSILIGSNTVLEGDSTAVIKLKDKAGWPVGKPLITQIDSAGIHRVTIKGFEINGDHDHNQDKKKGDGYYNMIHFLNSKNIQVHDMYLHDGHGDGLKVDKGSNIQFYNNKVYKLGHDGLYAIECTNVEAWNNTITCRTNSGLRIWNSNHIKFHDNVIDSFYDWSAGGPGILIEKSTGIVNDVEIYNNTIHNTYGPGIWLIGYGESYPEEEAQNVHIHHNTFYNTGTNPGIDWVGGIVTSGFYDTLIENNVFDGIYHAAIINMYPSVSTGTGDPVDLSPQGTGYITVIRNNIIVNTQKRTKDPDGTGYAVINYLPETHTFVLDNNCLYNNVGGNYKNANSTTDIYVAPLFVDLGSHDYRLKSNSPCVVAGNPS, encoded by the coding sequence ATGAATGAAAAACATCTGAGGTACGTACGGCAAAACAGGAAAAAAATAGGAATTTCCATTGTAATTCTTCTTTTCCTGATCGCACTGGGAATATACATTCTTTATGCTATACAATCTGATTATTCTCTTATACCGTTAAATAAGACTGTGTATGTAGCTGGCGATGGAAGCGGAAACTTCACCTGTGATGGAAGTGACGACCAGGTAGAGATAAATCAAGCTCTGGCATATGTTGCAGAAAATCGACAGTATTCAACCGTTTATTTAAAGGGTCCAAATATATACGATATCTCTGATAGTATTTTAATTGGAAGTAATACGGTCCTTGAGGGGGATTCCACAGCCGTAATTAAACTTAAAGACAAAGCAGGCTGGCCGGTGGGTAAGCCACTGATAACTCAGATTGACAGTGCCGGAATCCATAGAGTCACTATAAAAGGATTTGAAATCAACGGAGATCATGACCATAATCAGGACAAGAAGAAAGGAGATGGGTATTACAATATGATTCATTTCCTAAATTCTAAAAACATACAGGTTCATGACATGTACCTGCATGATGGGCATGGAGACGGGCTGAAAGTAGATAAGGGATCCAACATTCAATTTTACAACAACAAAGTGTATAAATTGGGGCATGACGGTCTTTACGCAATTGAGTGCACGAACGTAGAAGCCTGGAACAACACAATAACTTGCAGGACTAATAGTGGTCTTAGAATATGGAACTCAAACCACATAAAATTCCACGATAATGTGATCGACTCTTTTTACGACTGGAGCGCAGGCGGCCCGGGAATCCTGATCGAGAAATCAACAGGTATCGTGAACGATGTAGAGATCTATAATAATACTATCCATAACACTTATGGACCTGGAATCTGGTTGATAGGTTATGGAGAGTCTTATCCCGAGGAAGAGGCACAGAATGTCCACATTCATCATAATACCTTTTACAACACCGGTACGAACCCCGGTATTGACTGGGTAGGTGGTATAGTAACAAGTGGGTTTTACGATACTCTCATTGAGAATAACGTATTTGATGGTATATATCATGCTGCTATTATCAATATGTACCCTTCAGTTTCTACAGGTACAGGTGACCCTGTTGACCTTTCACCTCAGGGTACAGGATACATAACGGTTATCCGCAACAATATAATTGTAAATACCCAGAAACGCACAAAAGACCCTGATGGGACAGGATACGCAGTGATCAATTATCTCCCTGAAACACATACCTTTGTGCTGGATAATAACTGTTTGTATAATAATGTGGGTGGAAATTATAAAAATGCAAACTCAACCACTGACATATATGTAGCTCCTCTCTTTGTAGATCTTGGTTCACATGATTATCGTCTGAAATCAAATTCTCCCTGTGTCGTTGCCGGGAATCCATCTTAA
- a CDS encoding universal stress protein: MTSDFFRNIVIATDGSANTRRAISYGIELAKLSGATVHALHVVNTSSTISENWTAGKEIIYKIMMGDGEKAVSEVKEIGEEAGVEVRTVLLDGYPSDEIINFAEYNNVDLIVMGTLGKTGLGKFLLGSVAEKVVRGSKVPVVVVRAGKQS, translated from the coding sequence ATGACGAGTGATTTTTTCCGAAATATAGTGATTGCAACAGATGGATCCGCGAATACCCGGAGGGCTATTTCTTACGGTATTGAGCTTGCAAAACTTAGCGGAGCTACTGTCCACGCCCTTCACGTAGTAAATACATCTTCTACAATTTCCGAAAATTGGACTGCTGGCAAAGAAATAATATACAAAATTATGATGGGAGATGGGGAGAAAGCAGTATCTGAAGTTAAGGAGATTGGAGAGGAAGCAGGGGTAGAGGTAAGAACAGTTCTTTTAGATGGGTACCCGAGTGATGAAATTATCAATTTTGCAGAATATAATAACGTGGATCTTATAGTAATGGGTACACTTGGAAAAACCGGCCTCGGAAAATTTCTGTTGGGAAGTGTTGCAGAAAAAGTCGTAAGAGGTTCAAAAGTTCCTGTTGTGGTCGTACGGGCTGGAAAACAAAGCTGA
- a CDS encoding serine/threonine-protein kinase RIO2: protein MIDEVLKVFKKIDAKDFRTLTGIETGMKHFEWVPIEELNKYTKMPFDKLEYRLKKLVRDKLVVRTTQPYEGYQIYFEGYDALALNAFVKRKSISAIGDEVGVGKESVILEAIRQPELAIGEPSPVVIKFHREGRTSFKQIKRVREHIGEREHFSWIYAARLAAQREYEIMTRVYPQVSIPKPLDQNRHAIVMELAKGSLLSKTKLLNAEWYLDEILRQVKITYSLGVIHADLSEYNIFVSEEGVQLIDWPQYITPDHPQADEILERDISNVLVHFYRKYDIKRELKEVFEEIKSEASLIESSRDEASREEASREEAITEETGKREKV from the coding sequence ATGATCGACGAAGTGCTAAAGGTTTTCAAAAAAATCGATGCAAAGGATTTCAGGACACTTACAGGCATCGAGACAGGGATGAAACATTTTGAGTGGGTGCCTATAGAGGAATTGAATAAATACACTAAAATGCCTTTTGATAAGCTGGAATACAGGCTGAAGAAGCTTGTCCGGGATAAACTTGTGGTCAGGACCACCCAGCCTTATGAAGGATATCAGATTTATTTTGAGGGCTATGATGCCCTCGCTCTCAATGCCTTTGTGAAAAGGAAAAGCATCAGTGCCATAGGGGATGAAGTAGGGGTAGGTAAGGAGTCCGTCATTTTGGAAGCGATCCGGCAGCCTGAGCTTGCAATAGGGGAGCCTTCTCCGGTCGTAATCAAATTTCACAGGGAAGGCAGGACCAGCTTCAAGCAAATAAAAAGAGTACGTGAACACATTGGGGAAAGAGAACACTTTTCATGGATTTATGCTGCTCGTCTTGCTGCCCAGAGGGAGTATGAGATCATGACAAGGGTGTACCCGCAGGTGTCTATCCCAAAACCCCTGGATCAGAACAGGCATGCAATTGTCATGGAGCTTGCAAAAGGCAGCCTGCTCTCAAAAACAAAGCTTCTTAACGCTGAATGGTATCTCGATGAGATTCTCAGGCAGGTAAAGATAACCTATTCTCTGGGAGTTATCCATGCCGATTTAAGCGAATATAACATCTTTGTATCCGAAGAAGGCGTCCAGCTCATTGACTGGCCTCAATATATAACTCCTGACCATCCCCAAGCTGACGAAATTCTCGAAAGGGATATTTCAAATGTGCTGGTTCATTTTTACCGGAAATATGATATTAAAAGGGAGCTTAAAGAAGTTTTCGAAGAGATCAAAAGTGAAGCAAGCTTAATCGAATCAAGCAGAGATGAAGCAAGCAGAGAAGAAGCAAGCAGAGAAGAAGCAATTACTGAAGAAACAGGTAAAAGGGAGAAGGTCTAA